One Burkholderia cepacia genomic window carries:
- a CDS encoding VRR-NUC domain-containing protein yields the protein MTPASPTPPAFYYLTNFERALAWLGARYDDLFDDSERAFLQAFPSLPQASRALLVRMLMRNGSDFRASKLVYDEIGCALAAAAPLVELGWVDPAPALTLDEIFALCTKADLLRIFPALAAHAGERKPEWLERLRPAHDMAQPFDVWFSGAGQPGAGHPGAGQPPRDDRVLRVTVGALCDRLRLMFFGNLHQDWSEFVLADLGVFQYESVAIAPSSRAFQQRGDVDAYLALQTCRDALDAWPDDAPLEALVDAIGTVACAQPWLATRRAKLLFAVGQAGERRGAWPLALDAYARSAWPGSRHRRIRVLERCGRDDDALALALEARGGFESDEERQRVERMLPRLQRRLGRRVERAAPAADVPRETLVLARPDAFVSVEFAVRDHLAQPASPVHYVENTLINSLFGLLCWEPVFAAVPGAFFHPFQRGPADLHAPDFAARRADAFAACFAQLDSGAYRDTIRRHFATKAGLQSPFVFWGVLSDALLDEALACLPPAHLRLWFTRLLADIRSNRSGLPDLVRFWPGERRYELVEVKGPGDRLQDNQTRWLAYCVAHGMPVRVIDVEWAGDVVVPAAASGHCA from the coding sequence GTGACGCCTGCTTCGCCGACGCCCCCGGCGTTTTACTACCTGACCAATTTCGAACGCGCGCTGGCCTGGCTCGGCGCGCGTTACGACGACCTGTTCGACGACAGTGAGCGGGCATTCCTGCAGGCCTTCCCGTCGCTGCCGCAGGCGTCGCGCGCGCTGCTCGTCCGGATGCTGATGCGCAACGGGTCCGATTTCCGCGCGAGCAAGCTCGTGTACGACGAAATCGGCTGCGCGCTCGCCGCGGCCGCGCCGCTCGTCGAACTCGGCTGGGTCGATCCGGCCCCCGCGCTGACGCTCGATGAAATCTTTGCGTTGTGCACCAAGGCCGATCTGCTGCGTATCTTCCCGGCACTCGCCGCGCATGCGGGCGAGCGCAAGCCCGAATGGCTCGAACGGCTGCGGCCCGCGCACGACATGGCCCAGCCGTTCGACGTGTGGTTTTCTGGGGCCGGCCAACCGGGGGCCGGCCATCCGGGGGCCGGCCAACCGCCGCGCGACGACCGCGTGCTGCGCGTGACGGTCGGCGCGCTGTGCGACCGGCTGCGCCTGATGTTCTTCGGCAATCTCCACCAGGACTGGAGCGAATTCGTGCTCGCCGATCTCGGCGTGTTCCAGTACGAAAGCGTGGCGATCGCACCGTCGTCGCGCGCGTTCCAGCAGCGCGGCGACGTCGACGCGTATCTCGCGCTGCAGACGTGCCGCGATGCACTCGATGCATGGCCCGACGATGCGCCGCTCGAAGCCCTCGTCGACGCAATCGGCACGGTCGCCTGCGCGCAGCCCTGGCTCGCGACGCGTCGCGCGAAACTGCTGTTCGCGGTGGGCCAGGCCGGCGAACGCCGTGGCGCATGGCCGCTCGCGCTCGACGCGTATGCGCGCAGCGCCTGGCCCGGCAGCCGCCATCGACGCATCCGCGTGCTCGAGCGCTGCGGGCGTGACGACGATGCGCTCGCGCTGGCGCTCGAGGCGCGCGGCGGTTTCGAGAGCGACGAGGAGCGCCAGCGTGTCGAGCGCATGCTGCCGCGCCTGCAGCGCCGGCTCGGCCGGCGCGTCGAACGCGCGGCCCCGGCGGCGGACGTGCCGCGCGAAACGCTCGTGCTCGCGCGCCCCGATGCGTTCGTCAGTGTCGAATTCGCGGTGCGCGACCATCTCGCGCAACCGGCTTCGCCGGTCCATTACGTCGAAAACACGCTGATCAATTCGCTGTTCGGGCTGCTGTGCTGGGAACCCGTGTTCGCCGCGGTACCCGGCGCGTTCTTCCATCCGTTCCAGCGCGGCCCGGCCGACCTGCACGCGCCCGATTTCGCCGCGCGCCGTGCGGACGCGTTCGCCGCGTGCTTCGCGCAACTTGATTCGGGCGCCTATCGCGACACGATCCGCCGGCATTTCGCGACGAAGGCGGGGCTGCAATCCCCGTTCGTGTTCTGGGGCGTGCTGAGCGACGCACTGCTCGACGAGGCGCTGGCGTGCCTGCCGCCTGCGCATCTGCGGCTGTGGTTCACGCGCCTGCTCGCGGATATCCGCAGCAACCGTTCGGGGCTGCCCGATCTCGTCCGCTTCTGGCCCGGCGAGCGCCGCTACGAACTCGTCGAGGTGAAAGGCCCCGGCGACCGCCTGCAGGACAACCAGACGCGCTGGCTCGCGTACTGCGTCGCGCACGGCATGCCGGTGCGCGTGATCGACGTCGAATGGGCGGGCGACGTCGTCGTGCCCGCCGCCGCCTCGGGGCACTGCGCATGA
- a CDS encoding DUF3175 domain-containing protein: MTTRRPPVSSREDGRSATRRPARDTTAPSAAQRWSQRVTEHSDALDLEPGTFSHDDPDEVAQALKRAAERSTRRKGTPYQSAMSMLNFYINRAGAHLPQDRRDTLERAKQKLREAFGRGS; this comes from the coding sequence ATGACTACCCGCCGCCCGCCTGTCAGTTCCCGTGAAGACGGCCGTTCCGCGACGCGGCGCCCTGCCCGCGACACTACCGCACCGTCAGCCGCGCAGCGTTGGTCGCAACGCGTGACCGAGCACAGCGACGCGCTCGACCTCGAACCGGGCACGTTCTCGCACGACGATCCCGACGAAGTCGCGCAGGCGCTGAAACGCGCGGCCGAACGCAGCACGCGCCGCAAGGGCACGCCGTACCAGTCCGCGATGTCGATGCTCAATTTCTATATCAACCGGGCCGGCGCGCATCTGCCGCAAGACCGCCGCGACACGCTCGAACGCGCGAAGCAGAAGCTGCGCGAAGCGTTCGGCCGCGGGTCGTGA
- a CDS encoding MipA/OmpV family protein, whose translation MVIARQLLSPGARRFLSGVSTVAVLMATGPQAARAQTPSPLGEWQYSAGVPLMKLFEPNTPDWQVSVGAAMTLQPRYAGSDRYRVMGGPNLDIRYRDLFFLSTGEGLGANVLRGPNWRVSLSVGYDLGRRSADDLDHLRGFDNINAAPVMKLAADYVISKAFPLVLRADIRRSIGGSNGWVGDFSAYMPLPGSNEHFFWFAGPTVSFADSRYMNSWFGVNQGAAARSGLPRYSSGAGIRSVGAGVTMAWFVNKHWFVTIDGAIEQLVGRAARSPITQQSTNGVFDMSVNYQF comes from the coding sequence ATGGTCATCGCTCGCCAGTTGCTGTCGCCCGGCGCACGCCGGTTCCTTTCCGGTGTGTCGACGGTCGCGGTGCTCATGGCGACCGGCCCGCAAGCCGCACGCGCGCAGACGCCTTCGCCGCTCGGCGAATGGCAATACTCGGCGGGGGTGCCGCTGATGAAGCTGTTCGAGCCGAACACGCCGGACTGGCAAGTCAGTGTCGGCGCCGCGATGACGCTGCAGCCGCGTTATGCGGGCTCCGACCGCTATCGCGTGATGGGCGGCCCGAACCTCGACATCCGCTATCGCGACCTGTTCTTCCTGTCGACGGGCGAAGGGCTCGGCGCGAACGTGCTGCGCGGGCCGAACTGGCGCGTGAGCCTATCCGTCGGTTACGACCTCGGGCGCCGCAGCGCGGACGACCTCGACCACCTGCGCGGCTTCGACAACATCAACGCGGCACCGGTGATGAAACTGGCGGCCGATTACGTGATCTCGAAGGCGTTTCCGCTCGTGCTGCGCGCGGACATCCGGCGCAGCATCGGCGGCTCGAACGGCTGGGTCGGCGATTTTTCCGCGTACATGCCGCTGCCGGGCAGCAACGAGCATTTCTTCTGGTTCGCGGGGCCGACCGTTTCGTTCGCCGATTCGCGCTACATGAACAGCTGGTTCGGCGTGAACCAGGGGGCCGCCGCGCGTTCCGGGCTGCCGCGCTATTCGTCGGGAGCGGGAATCCGGTCGGTGGGCGCGGGTGTGACCATGGCCTGGTTCGTGAACAAGCACTGGTTCGTCACGATCGACGGCGCGATCGAGCAGCTCGTCGGCCGCGCCGCGCGCAGCCCGATCACGCAGCAGTCGACCAACGGCGTGTTCGACATGTCGGTGAATTACCAGTTCTGA
- a CDS encoding S10 family peptidase — protein sequence MNATTSNDAAPDQPLIDTTPYGYGPNDSISDVTEIAAITHHTLNLNGRSIDYTARAGHLVTTDPYSSRPGAKLFYVAFTADESTPSTRPVTFFYNGGPGSSSVFLLLGSFGPRRIRTSMPNFTPPSPYALEDNADSLLDQTDLVFIDPPGTGYSTAVAPHTNQDFWGVDQDAGCIKQFIKRYLTVFNRWNSPKYLFGESYGTPRTSVLTWMLHEDGVDLNGIVLQSSILDYSQAGSAVGVLPTFAADAWYHKKVTVSPEPTDLPAFMDKVSAFASGPYADALAAYPQIDDGVLRHLSEILGIPSTVLKYWQLNPSTGNGASFLTSLLLDAGLAVGAYDGRVTGIDTGIAQFVAPDSGGNDPTMAAVSGVYTAMWNVYLNDELQYTSVAPFMDLNDKAFAHWDFSHIDPTGAERGGSGSLYTAGDLAAAMSVNPYLRVFSANGYYDSVTPFFQTLITFQEMPLASAQIDSNLTVRNYPSGHMIYLDNESRTAMKADLASFYGGAETHAATIRAAGLPARAAIEGVARYRRRSTRTPY from the coding sequence ATGAATGCAACTACAAGCAATGATGCTGCACCCGATCAACCGCTCATCGACACAACGCCATACGGATACGGTCCGAACGATTCAATCAGCGACGTCACCGAAATTGCCGCGATTACGCATCACACGTTGAACCTCAACGGAAGGTCGATCGACTATACGGCGCGAGCAGGCCACCTGGTCACGACCGACCCGTACAGCTCACGGCCGGGCGCAAAACTGTTCTATGTCGCGTTCACCGCCGATGAATCGACGCCATCCACGCGCCCGGTCACGTTCTTCTATAACGGCGGCCCCGGATCATCATCGGTTTTCCTGCTGCTGGGGTCGTTCGGCCCGAGGCGGATCAGGACGAGCATGCCGAACTTCACGCCCCCGTCTCCGTATGCGCTGGAAGACAACGCGGACAGTTTGCTCGACCAGACCGACCTCGTGTTCATCGACCCGCCCGGCACCGGTTACTCCACCGCGGTCGCGCCTCACACCAACCAGGATTTCTGGGGCGTGGACCAGGACGCAGGCTGCATCAAGCAATTCATCAAGCGTTACCTGACGGTCTTCAACCGCTGGAACTCTCCCAAGTATCTGTTCGGGGAATCCTACGGAACGCCGCGCACCAGCGTGCTCACGTGGATGCTGCACGAGGACGGCGTGGACTTGAACGGAATCGTGCTGCAGTCGTCGATTCTCGATTATTCGCAGGCGGGCAGCGCGGTCGGCGTCCTTCCGACGTTTGCGGCCGACGCGTGGTACCACAAGAAAGTCACGGTGTCCCCGGAGCCGACCGATCTGCCCGCATTCATGGACAAGGTGTCTGCGTTCGCGAGCGGTCCGTATGCGGACGCATTGGCCGCCTACCCCCAGATCGATGACGGGGTTCTGCGGCATCTGAGCGAGATTCTCGGCATTCCGTCCACGGTCCTCAAGTACTGGCAGCTCAATCCTTCAACGGGAAATGGCGCGTCGTTCCTGACGAGTCTGTTGCTGGACGCCGGTTTGGCTGTCGGCGCCTATGACGGGCGCGTCACCGGGATCGACACCGGCATCGCCCAATTCGTCGCGCCGGATTCGGGCGGCAACGATCCGACGATGGCTGCCGTGAGCGGCGTATACACCGCCATGTGGAACGTCTACCTCAACGACGAATTGCAATACACGTCGGTCGCGCCCTTCATGGACCTGAACGACAAGGCGTTCGCCCATTGGGATTTCAGTCATATCGACCCGACCGGCGCCGAAAGAGGAGGGAGCGGAAGTCTCTACACGGCGGGCGACCTTGCTGCCGCGATGTCCGTCAATCCGTACCTGAGGGTGTTTTCGGCAAACGGCTATTACGACTCGGTGACGCCGTTCTTCCAGACCTTGATCACGTTCCAGGAGATGCCGCTTGCCAGCGCGCAGATCGACAGCAACCTGACGGTCCGCAATTATCCGTCGGGTCACATGATCTACCTCGACAATGAATCGAGAACCGCGATGAAGGCAGATCTCGCGTCGTTCTATGGCGGGGCGGAAACGCATGCCGCGACAATAAGGGCAGCCGGTCTGCCCGCGAGGGCGGCAATCGAGGGCGTTGCGCGATATCGCAGGCGTTCGACCCGCACGCCGTACTGA
- a CDS encoding methyl-accepting chemotaxis protein produces MFSSIRARILAACVAIVVFALVATTLINYFIARSYNDDAIDRNLTSVASGHVVGIADWVATRSRMIASLQDAALTPDPLPVFKQMASAGGFTNVYAGYADKAFHFSDPTGIPPDYDPTGRPWYKQAAQAGKPVVTPPYVDAGTGNLVVTFAVPILRDGTLKGVVAADVAMDTVIANVKSIHPTPASFGMLIDSSGHVVAHPDPKLTLKPVADVSPELGAIAPASIVNATAPVEVSVGGDAKLVRARPVPGTDWYALVLLDKNEATAGMRSLLTASLITLLVIVGVASLIIGAITATAFRRLSQVRQAMAAIGSGAGDLTQRLPADGRDEVADIARSFNSFVDKLNDVMREIRDASESVRTAANEIAAGNQDLSSRTESAAASLEETAASMEEITATVGQSAAAAGQADERAAAASRIASHGGVVVSDVVATMEKIEEASGRIGDIIGVIDGIAFQTNILALNAAVEAARAGEQGRGFAVVAQEVRSLAQRSAQAAREVKVLVESTVASVSAGSGQVRQAGDTMREIVSNVSNVTTIISEITHAANEQTRGIQEVNRAVTQLDEMVQQNAALVEQSTAAATALQSQANALATTVGRFKVS; encoded by the coding sequence ATGTTCTCGTCCATCCGCGCCCGCATCCTCGCCGCGTGCGTCGCCATCGTCGTATTCGCGCTCGTCGCCACCACGCTCATCAACTACTTCATCGCGCGCTCGTACAACGACGACGCGATCGACCGCAACCTGACCTCCGTCGCAAGCGGGCACGTGGTCGGGATCGCCGACTGGGTCGCCACCCGGAGCCGGATGATCGCGTCGCTGCAGGATGCCGCGCTGACGCCCGATCCGCTGCCGGTGTTCAAGCAGATGGCCTCGGCCGGCGGCTTCACGAACGTCTACGCAGGCTACGCCGACAAGGCGTTCCACTTCTCCGACCCGACCGGCATCCCGCCCGACTACGATCCGACCGGCCGCCCGTGGTACAAGCAGGCCGCGCAGGCCGGCAAGCCGGTCGTCACGCCCCCTTACGTCGATGCCGGTACGGGCAACCTCGTCGTCACGTTCGCGGTGCCGATCCTGCGCGACGGTACGCTGAAGGGCGTCGTCGCCGCGGACGTCGCGATGGACACCGTGATCGCGAACGTGAAGTCGATCCACCCGACGCCCGCGAGCTTCGGGATGTTGATCGACAGCAGCGGCCATGTGGTCGCGCACCCGGACCCGAAGCTCACGCTGAAGCCGGTCGCCGACGTGTCGCCGGAACTCGGCGCGATCGCGCCCGCGTCGATCGTGAACGCGACCGCGCCGGTCGAGGTGAGCGTCGGCGGCGACGCGAAGCTGGTGCGCGCGCGCCCCGTGCCGGGCACCGACTGGTACGCGCTGGTGCTGCTCGACAAAAACGAGGCGACGGCCGGGATGCGCTCGCTGCTGACCGCTTCGCTGATCACGCTGCTCGTGATCGTCGGCGTCGCGTCGCTGATCATCGGCGCGATCACCGCGACCGCGTTCCGCCGCCTGTCGCAAGTGCGCCAGGCCATGGCCGCGATCGGCTCGGGCGCCGGCGACCTGACGCAGCGCCTGCCGGCCGACGGCCGTGACGAAGTGGCCGACATCGCACGCTCGTTCAACAGCTTCGTCGACAAGCTGAACGACGTGATGCGCGAGATCCGCGATGCGAGCGAATCGGTGCGCACGGCCGCGAACGAGATCGCGGCGGGCAACCAGGACCTGTCGTCGCGCACGGAATCGGCGGCGGCGAGCCTCGAGGAAACGGCCGCGTCGATGGAAGAGATCACCGCGACCGTCGGCCAGTCGGCGGCGGCCGCCGGCCAGGCCGACGAACGTGCGGCTGCCGCGTCGCGGATCGCATCGCACGGCGGTGTGGTCGTGTCGGACGTCGTCGCGACGATGGAGAAGATCGAGGAAGCGTCGGGCCGGATCGGCGACATCATCGGCGTGATCGACGGGATCGCGTTCCAGACCAACATCCTCGCGCTGAACGCGGCCGTCGAAGCGGCGCGCGCGGGCGAGCAGGGCCGCGGCTTCGCGGTCGTCGCACAGGAAGTGCGCAGCCTCGCGCAGCGCAGCGCGCAGGCCGCGCGCGAAGTGAAGGTGCTGGTCGAATCGACGGTCGCGAGCGTGTCGGCCGGGTCCGGGCAGGTGCGTCAGGCCGGCGATACGATGCGCGAGATCGTCTCCAACGTGTCGAACGTGACGACGATCATCTCCGAGATCACGCACGCGGCGAACGAGCAGACGCGCGGCATCCAGGAAGTGAATCGCGCCGTTACGCAGCTCGACGAAATGGTGCAGCAGAACGCGGCGCTCGTCGAACAGTCGACCGCCGCTGCGACCGCGTTGCAGTCGCAGGCGAACGCGCTCGCGACCACGGTCGGGCGGTTCAAGGTCTCCTGA
- a CDS encoding DUF3562 domain-containing protein — MSRDTLLEALAEVAAQRSINADQLRAMIDDEVRALSSDARVHDYIHVFAVRHLRERMRQLDEQAADGPPARQPAEPDVQASRRL; from the coding sequence ATGTCACGGGACACTTTGTTGGAAGCGCTAGCGGAAGTTGCCGCGCAGCGGTCGATCAATGCAGACCAGTTGCGCGCCATGATCGACGACGAGGTGCGCGCACTGTCCTCCGACGCACGCGTGCACGACTACATCCACGTGTTTGCGGTCCGGCATCTGCGCGAGCGGATGCGGCAGCTCGACGAGCAGGCGGCGGACGGGCCGCCGGCGCGGCAGCCCGCGGAGCCGGACGTTCAGGCGAGCCGTCGCCTATGA
- a CDS encoding BON domain-containing protein, producing the protein MKTDKQLKQDVEEELAWDPAVDSTRIGVEVEDRVVTLSGHPSSVAEKVAAEHAAHRVAGVRAVVVDMTVHLPHDERHTDEDIAKAVRAVLHWTAGLRDDAIHVQIEKGWITLSGKVDWGYQRQRALRAVSQMRGIVGVSDAIEVAGDVVAGDIGATIRKAMQRHAEREANHIDVIVQDGTVTLNGKVDSYAEREVARGAAWSAPGVRVVIDNLVVE; encoded by the coding sequence ATGAAAACCGACAAGCAACTGAAGCAGGACGTCGAGGAAGAGCTCGCGTGGGATCCGGCGGTCGATTCGACCCGCATCGGCGTCGAGGTCGAAGACCGGGTCGTCACGCTGTCGGGACATCCGTCGAGCGTCGCGGAGAAGGTCGCGGCGGAACACGCCGCGCATCGCGTTGCGGGCGTGAGGGCCGTCGTCGTCGACATGACCGTGCATTTGCCGCATGACGAGCGCCATACCGACGAAGACATCGCGAAAGCGGTGCGCGCCGTGCTGCACTGGACGGCCGGCCTGCGCGACGACGCGATCCACGTGCAGATCGAGAAAGGCTGGATCACGCTGAGCGGCAAGGTCGACTGGGGCTACCAGCGGCAGCGCGCGTTGCGCGCGGTGTCGCAGATGCGCGGGATCGTCGGCGTATCCGATGCGATCGAGGTGGCTGGCGACGTGGTCGCCGGCGACATTGGCGCGACGATCCGCAAGGCGATGCAGCGGCACGCGGAACGCGAAGCGAACCATATCGACGTGATCGTGCAGGACGGCACGGTCACGCTCAACGGCAAGGTCGACTCGTATGCGGAGCGCGAAGTCGCGCGCGGTGCGGCCTGGTCTGCGCCCGGCGTGCGCGTGGTGATCGACAACCTGGTGGTCGAGTAG
- a CDS encoding universal stress protein has translation MQPDSSVPPLSRLVLAVDPTPESLRAAQYVRTLLRPGMQLRVVSVIDNPRLLLPDIPRIDALLTSAREEMAHDAQAVLDRITPLFAGCGADVEQAIVDTSVAGGTIANALVGDTVAWQADALVVGASAHHGLLRLVEGAMSDTLTTRARCALLIVPASYERPMDGPPQRLMFAVDGSEPSLHALQAGMALATPTTLLYAVYVVDRAVRLTDIVPVRALEDAYRAEGEGALARVAALFDGCANPTKRGIIETHATSDDVAHALMRDAVHWRAELLVVGTHGRRGLAALLIGSVARRVAHLAQVPVLLVRGTD, from the coding sequence ATGCAGCCTGACTCATCCGTCCCGCCGCTCTCGCGACTCGTGCTGGCTGTCGATCCGACGCCCGAATCGCTTCGCGCCGCGCAGTACGTGCGCACGCTGCTGCGTCCCGGCATGCAGCTGCGCGTCGTCAGCGTGATCGACAATCCCCGCCTGCTGCTGCCCGACATCCCGCGCATCGATGCGCTGCTGACGTCCGCGCGCGAGGAAATGGCGCACGATGCGCAGGCCGTGCTCGACCGCATTACGCCGCTGTTCGCCGGATGCGGCGCGGACGTCGAGCAGGCCATCGTCGATACGTCGGTCGCGGGCGGCACGATCGCCAACGCGCTCGTCGGCGACACCGTCGCGTGGCAGGCCGATGCGCTCGTGGTCGGCGCGAGCGCGCATCACGGGCTGCTGCGGCTCGTCGAAGGCGCGATGTCGGACACGCTGACGACGCGCGCGCGCTGCGCGCTGCTGATCGTGCCGGCGAGCTACGAGCGGCCGATGGACGGCCCGCCGCAGCGGCTGATGTTCGCGGTCGACGGCAGCGAGCCGTCGCTGCACGCGTTGCAGGCCGGCATGGCGCTCGCGACGCCGACGACGCTGCTCTACGCGGTGTACGTCGTCGATCGCGCGGTTCGTCTGACGGATATCGTGCCGGTGCGCGCGCTCGAGGACGCGTACCGCGCCGAAGGCGAGGGCGCGCTCGCGCGGGTGGCGGCGCTGTTCGACGGATGCGCGAATCCGACCAAGCGCGGCATCATCGAAACGCACGCAACGAGCGATGACGTCGCGCACGCGCTGATGCGCGACGCCGTGCACTGGCGTGCCGAACTGCTGGTGGTGGGGACGCACGGCCGGCGCGGGCTGGCGGCGCTGCTGATCGGCAGCGTCGCGCGTCGCGTGGCGCATCTCGCCCAGGTGCCCGTGCTGCTCGTGCGCGGCACGGACTGA
- a CDS encoding amino acid permease — MKQPEDQLHRGLEERHINLMALGATIGVGLFLGSATAIRVAGPAILLTYLLGGIAIFLIMRALGEMAIANPVAGAFSRYARDYLGPLAGYLTGWTYWFVWIVTCMAEITAVGVYMHMWFPSVPNWIWALAALMAMGSVNFIAVKLYGEFEFWFALIKIVTIVLMIIGGGLMIAFGIGNGGVAIGLSNLWAHGGFMPNGINGVIAALPIVMFAYLGVEMLGLTAGEARNPEKSLTKAVNSVFWRVLIFYIGALFVIMSLYPWDQIGTQGSPFVMTFSRLGIPAAAGIINFVVLTAALSSCNSGLFSTARMLYNLAQQGQAPSKLGKVNRNGVPVYGVIVSVALLLIGVLLNYLAPQHVFTWLTSVSTFGAIWTWCVILIAQMRFRRTLSADRIARLPIRVPFYPLGSFVALGFLVLVVVLMAFTPDTRVALVIGPVWIVLLGVAYALFYANRPVASVSTES, encoded by the coding sequence GGCGCGACGATCGGCGTCGGCCTGTTCCTCGGCTCGGCCACCGCGATCCGCGTCGCGGGCCCGGCCATCCTGCTGACCTACCTGCTGGGCGGCATCGCGATTTTCCTGATCATGCGCGCACTCGGCGAGATGGCGATCGCCAATCCCGTCGCCGGCGCATTCAGCCGCTACGCGCGCGACTACCTCGGGCCGCTCGCCGGCTACCTGACCGGCTGGACCTACTGGTTCGTGTGGATCGTCACCTGCATGGCCGAAATCACGGCGGTCGGCGTCTACATGCACATGTGGTTCCCCTCCGTGCCGAACTGGATCTGGGCGCTCGCGGCGCTCATGGCGATGGGCTCGGTGAACTTCATCGCGGTCAAGCTGTACGGTGAATTCGAGTTCTGGTTCGCGCTGATCAAGATCGTCACGATCGTGCTGATGATCATCGGCGGCGGGTTGATGATCGCGTTCGGGATCGGCAACGGCGGTGTCGCGATCGGCCTGTCGAACCTGTGGGCGCACGGCGGCTTCATGCCGAACGGCATCAACGGCGTGATCGCCGCGCTGCCGATCGTGATGTTCGCGTATCTCGGCGTCGAGATGCTCGGTCTCACGGCCGGCGAGGCGCGCAACCCGGAGAAGTCGCTGACGAAGGCCGTGAACTCGGTGTTCTGGCGCGTGCTGATTTTCTACATCGGCGCGCTGTTCGTGATCATGTCGCTCTATCCGTGGGACCAGATCGGCACGCAGGGCAGCCCGTTCGTGATGACGTTCTCGCGGCTCGGCATCCCGGCTGCCGCCGGCATCATCAACTTCGTCGTCTTAACCGCGGCGCTGTCGTCGTGCAACAGCGGGCTGTTCAGCACCGCGCGGATGCTCTACAACCTCGCGCAGCAGGGCCAGGCGCCGAGCAAGCTCGGCAAGGTCAACCGCAACGGCGTGCCGGTGTACGGCGTGATCGTATCGGTCGCGCTGCTGCTGATCGGCGTGCTGCTCAACTATCTCGCGCCGCAGCACGTGTTCACGTGGCTCACGTCGGTGTCGACGTTCGGCGCGATCTGGACGTGGTGCGTGATCCTGATCGCACAGATGCGCTTTCGCCGCACGCTGTCGGCCGACAGGATCGCGCGCCTGCCGATCCGCGTGCCGTTCTATCCGCTCGGTTCGTTCGTCGCCCTCGGTTTTCTGGTGCTGGTCGTCGTGCTGATGGCGTTCACGCCCGACACGCGCGTCGCGCTCGTGATCGGCCCGGTGTGGATCGTGCTGCTCGGCGTCGCGTATGCGCTGTTCTACGCGAACCGCCCGGTGGCGTCGGTCTCGACGGAATCGTAG